A stretch of the Planctomycetota bacterium genome encodes the following:
- a CDS encoding carbon-nitrogen hydrolase family protein, giving the protein MKIAIAQIAPVVLDRDATTRRAADAIVEAGRGGAALVAFGETFLPAYPLWLSRMDGARFDAGDVKDLHAAYLDQAVCIEDGQLDPVRDAARRAGTHVVMGLAERPRSRGGQTIYCSAVVIDDRGGVASVHRKLVPTYEERLAWGAGDGHGLRVHEVGPFTMGALNCWENWMPLARASLYAQGETLRVAIWPGSDGLTRDITRFVAREGRSYVVSAGAIIGPKDVPPGVPHREQWADKDAPGGLYCNGGSCVAAPDGTWVVEPVVGREEIVYADLDPAMVRRERQNFDASGHYARPDVLSLSVDRTRQGVRFEG; this is encoded by the coding sequence ATGAAGATCGCCATCGCCCAGATTGCCCCGGTCGTGCTCGATCGCGACGCCACGACCCGCAGGGCCGCCGACGCCATCGTCGAAGCCGGCCGCGGCGGCGCGGCGCTCGTTGCCTTCGGCGAGACCTTCCTGCCGGCCTACCCCCTGTGGCTCAGCCGGATGGACGGCGCCCGCTTCGATGCCGGCGACGTCAAGGACCTGCACGCGGCGTACCTCGACCAGGCGGTGTGCATCGAGGACGGCCAGCTCGACCCCGTGCGCGACGCCGCGCGGCGGGCGGGCACGCATGTCGTCATGGGCCTGGCCGAGCGGCCGCGGTCGCGGGGCGGCCAGACGATCTACTGCAGCGCCGTGGTGATCGATGATCGCGGGGGCGTCGCCTCGGTGCACCGCAAGCTGGTGCCGACCTACGAGGAACGGCTCGCCTGGGGCGCAGGCGACGGCCACGGCCTCCGCGTGCACGAGGTCGGGCCCTTCACCATGGGGGCGCTCAACTGCTGGGAGAACTGGATGCCGCTGGCGCGGGCGTCGCTCTACGCCCAGGGCGAGACGCTCCGGGTCGCCATCTGGCCCGGCTCGGACGGCCTGACCCGGGACATCACCCGCTTCGTCGCCCGCGAGGGCCGCAGCTACGTCGTGTCGGCCGGCGCGATCATCGGGCCCAAGGACGTGCCCCCCGGCGTGCCGCACCGCGAGCAGTGGGCCGACAAGGACGCGCCGGGCGGCCTCTACTGCAACGGGGGCTCATGCGTCGCCGCCCCCGACGGGACGTGGGTCGTCGAGCCCGTCGTCGGCCGCGAGGAGATCGTGTACGCCGACCTCGACCCCGCGATGGTCCGCCGCGAGCGACAGAACTTCGACGCCAGCGGCCACTATGCGCGGCCCGACGTGCTGTCACTCAGCGTGGACCGCACGCGGCAGGGCGTGCGGTTCGAGGGCTGA
- the nth gene encoding endonuclease III codes for MSATAAVRTPANPRRLRDLPFEVPSVTRAQKDRARRIAAALAERYPDAVCALDFSAPHELVVATILSAQATDVGVNKATPELFRAFPTPADYADATPKQIEGYVRSIGLYRNKAKAIHAAMASVVEDFGGEVPRTMDELLTLRGVARKTANVVLGNAFGINVGFVVDTHIERLSKRLGLAPQDATVTMVERYLIAHFPRDQWADLSHRIIYHGRQACKARGWLCEHDAICRAYCVNGRANRRHGYWDE; via the coding sequence GTGAGCGCGACGGCCGCGGTCCGCACGCCGGCGAATCCGAGGCGGCTGCGTGATCTGCCCTTCGAGGTGCCGAGCGTGACGCGGGCGCAGAAGGATCGTGCCCGCCGGATCGCCGCCGCCCTCGCCGAGCGATACCCCGACGCCGTCTGCGCCCTGGACTTCTCGGCCCCCCACGAATTGGTCGTGGCGACCATCCTGTCGGCCCAGGCCACCGACGTGGGCGTCAACAAGGCCACGCCCGAGCTGTTCCGGGCCTTCCCCACGCCCGCCGACTACGCAGACGCCACACCCAAGCAGATCGAGGGCTACGTCCGCTCGATCGGGCTGTACCGCAACAAGGCGAAGGCCATCCACGCGGCGATGGCGTCGGTGGTCGAGGACTTCGGCGGCGAGGTGCCCCGCACCATGGACGAGCTGCTCACGCTGCGGGGCGTCGCGCGCAAGACCGCCAACGTGGTGCTCGGCAACGCCTTCGGCATCAACGTCGGCTTCGTGGTCGACACCCACATCGAGCGGCTCAGCAAGCGGCTGGGCCTCGCGCCCCAGGACGCAACCGTGACCATGGTCGAGCGCTATCTGATCGCCCACTTCCCGCGGGACCAGTGGGCCGACCTGAGCCACCGCATCATCTACCACGGGCGACAGGCGTGCAAGGCGCGGGGCTGGCTGTGCGAGCACGACGCCATCTGCCGGGCGTACTGCGTCAACGGCCGGGCCAATCGGCGGCATGGCTATTGGGACGAGTAG